GATCTCCACCGGCGGCGACATCTTCATCACCGACCAAGGCCTGACCGGCCTGCACGACCCCACCGGACGAGTCCTGCGGGTGCGCGGCGGGGTCCGGGGAAGCGGTGTCGACGTGCTGCTGGACACCGTCCCCAGCCCGAACGGGCTCGCCCTCGACGCCGATGAGCGGGTTCTGTTCGTTGCCGCCACTCGGGACAACGCCGTGTGGCGCGCCCCGCTCGACCCCGATCGCACGACGGTGTCGAAGGTCGGCCGGTTCGTCTCGCTGTTCGGCACCAGCGGCCCGGACGGATTGGCCTTCGACACCGCCGGGCGACTGCTCGTCGCGCACGCGTCGCTCGGGTCGGTCTTCGTGTTCGCCCCCAACGGCGAGCTGCTGACTCGCGTTCGTTCCACGACGGGCACCACCTGCACCAACCTCGCGCTGCGCCCCGATCCGGGCGGCGGAGCCGAACAGCTCTACATCACCGAATCCGATACCGGAACGGTTCTCGTGGCCGCCCTGCCCGGAGCCTCGGGACGGTGAAAGCCGACCGGCGACCGTGCCGGTCTCACTCCCCGCCCGTTGGTGCGCACCGCACGACAACTACCGAGCACTTCCCGTCCTCCTGACCGGGTTCGAGGCAGACAGCCACAGCGCCGTGCACGTCTAAGGAGATCCCATGACCGCTTCCACCGCATCCGAGACCGCCGACGACCCGGAGACGACCTCCGACCTGCTCGTGTCCTTGCGCGGGGTCAACAAGCACTTCGGCGAACTGCACGTCTTGCGCGACGTGGACCTCGACATCACCCGCGGCGAGGTGGTCGTGGTCGTCGGCCCGTCCGGGTCGGGCAAATCCACCCTGTGCCGCACGATCAACCGCCTGGAGCCCATCGACAACGGCCGGATCACCCTCGACGGGACCGAGCTCCCCAGTGAAGGCAAGGACCTGGCCGCACTGCGCTCCGATGTGGGCATGGTGTTCCAGCAGTTCAACCTGTTCGCGCACATGTCCATTTTGGACAACGTCACGCTGGGGCCGATTCGCGTCCGGGGCCGGAAGAAGACCGCGGCCGAGGCCGAGGCACGGCGCCTGCTCGATCGCGTCGGGGTCGGCGACCAAGCGCACAAGATGCCCGTGCAGCTCTCCGGCGGCCAGCAGCAGCGCGCCGCGATCGCCCGTGCGCTGGCCATGGAACCGAAGGTGCTGCTGTTCGACGAGCCCACCTCGGCTCTGGACCCGGAAATGGTCAGCGAGGTCCTCGAGGTCATGAAGGAACTCGCCGCCACCGGGATGACGATGGTCGTGGTCACCCACGAGATGGGCTTCGCCAAATCCGCCGCCCACCGCGTGATCTTCATGGACCGCGGCCAGATCGTCGAGCAGGCCCCGCCCGCGGACTTCTTCGCCGCCCCCCGCTCCGACCGGACCCGCGACTTCCTCTCCAAGGTCCTCACCCACTGAACGGATCTCCGAACAGGAGGCACAACGACGTGCGCATCCCCAAGAGCCTCATCCCCGCCGCCGCGCTGATCACCGCGATCGGGCTCGTGGCCACCCACGGCGTCAGCAGCGCGGCCAATCCCGGGATCACACCACCGGTAGCCGAGAACCCGAGCTTCGCGCCCGGCTCGACCATGCAGAAGATCCAGGACCGCGGCCACCTGCGGATCGGAACTCGCTACGACCACCCCGGCCTGTCCGCGGGCAACTTGCGCGGCCAGCAGGAAGGGTTCGAAATCGACCTCGGCGAGTACATCGCCGGGAAGCTCGGCCTGCGCGCCGACCAGATCCAGTACGTCGAGGCCAGCTCGGCCAACCGCGAACAGTTCCTCGCCCAGGACAAGGTCGACCTGGTGATGGCCACCTACTCCATCACCGACAAGCGCAAGAAAGTCGTCAGCTTCGCGGGCCCCTACGCCGCGATCTCGCTCGACATGGTCGCGCTGCGCGGCAACCCCGCTGGAATCCAGGACCCGCAGACCCCTCGCGGCACCCGGGTCTGCTCGACGACCGGCGGCCAGGTCTCGGCGACCATCCGCGAGGAGTTCCCGCAGACCGATCTCATCGAGTTCGACGTCTCCTCCAAGTGCATCGACGCGCTCAAGAACGGCACGGTCGACGCGCTGGCCACCCACGGCCCGATCGGCGCCGGATACGTCAGCAAGGACACGGAGGAGCTCGAAATGGTCGGGCGCCCCTTCTACCAGGACAACTGGGCGATCGGCATCAGCAAGGGCGACACCGGTTTCTGCCAATGGCTCGGCCGGACCCTGCAGCAGGCCTCCGACGACGGCTCCTACTCCCGGGCCTGGGACGCCAGCCTCGGCCGCTACTCCAAGCAGCCCATGATCCTTCCGGAGCCGCAGCAATGTTCCTGACCAATCCGCCCAGCGCCGCCCGGCCCCTTCACACCCACTGGACGCAGCGATGAGCGCCGTCATCAACAACCTGCCCGTGCTGCTGGCGGGGTTCGGCACCTCGCTGGCCCTGATCCTCGTCTCCGCCGCGATCGCGCTCCTGCTCGGTGTCGCCCTTGCCGGCATGCGCGTTTCACCGGTGCCACTGCTGCAGACCGCAGCCACCTGCTACGTCGAATGCCTGCGCACCGTGCCCACCGCGGTGATCTTCTTCTTCGCGCTGTTCGGGCTGCCGCAGATGGGCGTGCGGATCGGGTTCTTCCCCGCCGCGGTGGCAGCGCTGTCGGTCTACTACGCCGCGTTCTTCTGCGAAGCCGTCCGCTCGGGCATCAACTCCGTGCCCACCGGCCAGGCCGAAGCCGCCCGATCCATCGGACTCGAATTCCGCGGCGCGCTGCGCTTCGTCGTACTGCCCCAAGCGTTGCGCTCGGTCATCCCACCACTGCTCAACGTCTTCGTGGCCCTCACCAAGAGCTCCGCCATCGCCAGCGCATTCGGCGTCGCCGAGCTCCTGGCCTCCACCACCGCCCTGGTGACCATCGAGAGCGACGCCGTCATCCCGATCCTGCTCGCCTGCAGCGCCTTCTACCTCGTCATCACCATCCCCGCCGGTCTGCTGGCAGAGCGGCTCGAAAAGAAGGTCGCGGTGGCCCGATGACCACGACACCTGCCCGGCCCGCAACACCGGCCACGACGCGTCCCGCACCCGTCACCTCCTCGGTGCTGTTCGACAGTCCCGGCCCGCGCGGCCGTCGTCGCATCCGCAACGGTGCCGTCGCCGCCGGAACCGTGCTCGCCCTCATCATCGCGAGCGCCCTGTTCCAGCTCGGACGCAACGGCGTCCTCGACGCCGAACGCTGGGCCGTACTGCTCAATCGCGACCTGGCCCGCCTGCTGCTGCACGGACTCTGGTCGACCCTGCAGGTCGCGCTCGTCGCGATGGTGCTGTCCGTCGCCGGCGCGCTGCTGCTCGTCGCGGCACGGCTGTCCGACCGGAGCCCGCTTCGCGGCGCCGCGAAGATCTGGATCGAGCTGTTCCGAGGCCTGCCGCTGCTGGTGCTGATCTTCATGATCTTCCTCGGCGCACCGGCGATCGGAATCGACGTCCCCACTTTCTGGGCGCTGGTCATCGGAATCACGCTCTACAACAGTGCGGTGATCTGCGAAATCTTCCGCGCGGGCATTCAATCCCTGCCCAAGGGGCAGGCCGAGGCCGCCTACGCCATCGGCCTGCGCAAGATCGAGACGCAGCGGGTGGTGCTGCTACCGCAAGCGATCAACGCGATGCTCCCCGCCCTCGTGGCCCAAGTCGTGATCATCCTCAAGGAGACCTCGCTCGGCTTCGTCATCGGCTACACCGAGCTGCTGCGCGAGGGACGGGTCGCCGTGGAATACCTGGGCAGCACGTACGCCATTCCGGTCTACGTCGCCGTCGCGGCGCTCTACCTGCTGGTCAACCTCGCGATTTCACGCATGGCCCGCCGACTCGAAGGACGCCTCACGCACTAACTCACCCACCGGCAACTCCGGCCGAGCCGAACGAAGTCCTGTCACCAGAACAGGCGCAGCCGGGCGCTTCTGACGGCCGGAAACGTGGAAAAGCATCACCGCCACGACCAGTCGGCACCGACTGCGTGCTCCGCACGGCCCCGCAGACAACATCCACCGACCAGCACACGCACAACAGCGAGGACGAACATCATGCGCCGCAACGTGCTCCCCATCGGGGACAGCTTCCCCACCGTCGCCCCGGACGCCTGGGTCGCCGACACCGCCACCGTAATCGGCCAAGCGAATATCGGTGCTGCGACCGGAATCTTCTACGGAGCGGTACTGCGCGCCGACACTGAAGAAGTCTCCGTGGGAAACGGCAGCAACGTGCAGGACAACGCAACCATCCACGCCGACCCCGGTTCGCCCGCCCGAGTCGGCAATGGCGTCTCCGTGGGCCACGGCGCGGTCCTGCACGGCTGCACCATCGAAGACGGATGTCTCATCGGCATGAACGCCACTGTCCTCAACGGCGCCATCGTCGGCGCCGAGTCCCTGGTCGCCGCCAACGCGCTGGTCCCCGAAGGAATGCAGGTGCCACCCCGCTCACTTGTAGCCGGGATCCCCGCGAAGGTACGGCGCGACCTCAGCGATTCCGAACTCGCACACCTGCGGCACAACGCCGAAGTTTACCGAGATCTCGCGAACCGTCATCGTGACAACATCTAGCTCACGACGACAACGGAGTGCGAACGTTCAACTGCTCCGTCGCCGCAGCCACGAGTGAAGAACAGCTCACGCTGTGGCGGTTCCGCGCCCCGCAGTGGCGATCAGCATGTTCCTCGGTGGTCCGGCACAGCGGGCCACGCCACCCCTGCCCGACGCCTGTGCCGCCGGTGACCGGCATCGCCAACATTTTCAGGCCTCTGCCGTTCGTCGGACCACCGCCGGATCACCATCGAGGACGCCGCCGCGCAGGACCGGCTCGCCGCCATCGTGAACCACCTGCCCCAACTGTCAACCGGGACCAGATCCGAATGCCACCGCTTGGCGAACAGGCCCGGCCAACAGCGAAATCAGCCGTCGCACAACCTGTTTTGACCGCGGTACCGGGAGGAAAACGGGAGGAACAAGCACAACCGAACCGACCACGACCACCCCGAACGACACCCAACGACACCGCTACACCAGCGGTTTCTCCGTTTCCGCAGGTCACGCCAGTTCACAGGCGCCCCTGGGGGTCAAGGGGTCGTGGGTTCGAATCCCGCCGTCCCGACGGTCGAGAGGGTCTTCGCAGGTCAGACACTGCGAAGGCCCTCTTTTTCTGCTCTTGGTCGGTTCTTCGAAGTCGAGCACGCCGTTGCTGGACCCCTTGACTTCGGAGGTTCCCGATGCCCATTCTCGATCTTGATCGGATCACCGGGGAACTGTCCCCGACGTGGTCCGGATACCTGCGCGACTGGGACCGCGCGCTGCGATCCGGCAACCACCCGGAGACCACCCGCTACAACTACCTGCTCGCCGCCTCCCAGCTCGCCCGCAACGTCGCCGAACACTCACCGGACCCCGACGCCGACGACGCCGCCGATGACCCGGCCGAGATCACCAAAGCCCACATCGAGTCCTTCCAAGCCTGGATGATCGAAACCAGGTCCGCCTCAACTGCCGCGAACAAGCACAAAGCCCTCTCGGAACGCGGACCGTTCGGCGCCCAGCGGCCGACCGCCTCGCACCGAGAGCCACACGTTGGGCCGCCCGGACCCCGGATGTTTCGCGCGAGCCCGCAGGTAGCGACTCAGCGCACGAGCGGTCTTGTGCCCGAACCGCACCCGACGGGTCTTCGCTCCCTTTCCGCGGTACGCAACGGAATCAGTGCCGAAGTCCAGATCCTCGACCGACAGATCGCGACCTCTGACAGCCGGGCACCGGTGTTGCAGTAGTCATCGCGCAAGCTGACGAAATCCTTCCCTCTGCCCCCCAGCAACTTCTTCGTCTCGGCCTGCCCCATGCCGGGATCAACTTCACGTCCCCGGTGTCTCCGGCGGCCGTCTCACGCTCGGCGTGGGCGTCGGCTCGCGCGGGGACGAATTCACCGTTCCCGGGCACGAGCTGCACGGTCACGGCGCGCGGTTGGAATCCGACCTGGCGACCTACCGCGAGGTCTGGGCCGGCGCCCCGGTCGGCAACGGGCCGAACCCAGCCGTGCCATCGGGAACCCGGCAAGTCCCCATGCTGTTCGGCGGGTACTCCGCTCACGCGCTGGATCGCATGGTGCGCTGGGGCGAGGGCTACATCGGCGGTTCGCTGCCGTCGTCCACGACGGCCCCGCGCTTCGAGGCGGCGAAGCGTGCCTGGCACGAGGCAGGCCGCCAGGGCGCCCCGAAACTCGTCGTGCTCGCCTACTTCGCACTGGGCGCCCCCGAGGCCGGACGGGCGAACATCCAGGACTTCTACCGGCTGGCACCCAAGGAGATCGCCACCAACGCGGTGCTCTGCACCACCCGGAAGACGATCGAGCAGACCGTCACGGTCTACACCGACCTCGGTATCGACGAGATCATTTTCGTTTCCGCCGTAGACGACCCCGACGAGATCACCCGGCTCGCCGACATCGTCACCTGACCAGCGGGCAGGAGCCGACAAGCAGAATCGAGGGTGGCGCGTGAAGGTGGTCGCTTCGGCAGAGAACAGCTTCGTGCCGCACTGGATTGTTGGACGCACCTGACGCGTCGTGCATGCATGCGCCACCCCGATCACTACCGCGCTTGCGCGTACCGATGACCCACCAGTAGTGACAGCAGCAACGTCAGGAGCCCGATAGCGCCGGCCGTTGCGAACGCCACATGTAGGCCGGCAGCGTCCGGGGAGAGCTCGTCAGTGGCTGAGCCGAGTGCGGCTATGGAGACGAACAACGCCGTACCCATCGCGCCTGCGACCTGTTGCACCGCGGAGAGGCTGGCACTGCCATGCGAATACAGCTTGTCCGGCAACGAACCCAGAGCTTCCGCCATCAGCGGCGTCAGCATCAGTGACATCCCGGACATCAGCACGAGGTGAAATACGACGATGGCCGACAGCGGAGTTCCGGTACCCGTGATCGAGAACAGGCCGAGGCCCGACGCCATTAGCGCAGCACCTGGAACGACCAAGGGTCGGGCTCCGCGCCGATCGAACAGTGCGCCGACCGGCCGACCGAGAATTCCGAAAAGGAGTCCTCCCGGGAGCATGATGAGCCCCGCCACTAACGGGCTCACACCGAGCACCGTCTGCAAGTAGAGCGGCAGTAGCACTGACGCAACGCCGATCAGGGACAGCAACATCAACGCCGTAATCATTAAGAGCGCGTCTCACTTGGCGTGTTGGAGTCGTTTGAAGCAGACGAGGGCGGCTGCCAGGGCGAGGAAGGCTTTGAAGGTGTCGGCGCGGCGTTCGTAGCGCAGGGTCAGGCGGCGGTAGCCGGTGAACCAGGCCATGGAGCGTTCGATGACCCACCGGTGGCGGCCGAGGCGTTCCTTGGGCTCGATGTCCTTGCGGGCCAGTCGGGGTCGGATTCCCTTGTCTCTCAACCATCGGCGACGTGCGCGGCTGTTATAGGCCTTGTCGCCATGCAACTTCGCGGGCTTGCGGCGTCGCGGCCCGCGGCGGGAGCGGACCGGCGGGATCGCGTTGACCAGCGGGATCATCGCGTCACCATCAGCCGTGTTGCCTGCCGAGATCCCGGTGACCATCGGCAGCCCGGTAGCGTCGGAGAGCATGTGGAGTTTCGAACCAGGCTTGCCCCGATCGACCGGGCTCGGACCGGTCATAGATCCCCTTTTTTCGCCCGAACATGGGCGGCGTCAACCACCGCGCGGGACCAGTCGATCAAGCCCTGACCACCTAACTCGTCCAGCATCGCGTGATGGATCCGTGCCCACAAGCACGCTTCGGTCCAGCGCACGAACCACCGGTGCGCGGTCGGGACCTTGACGCCGAACGACGGCGGCAGCCACCGCCACGCGCACCCGCTGGTGAGCACGTACACGATCGCCGTGAACACCATCCGAGGGTTCGCCGGCGCCCGACCACCACCCTGCGGGCGGTCCTTAACCTCGGGAATCAACGGCTCGACCAGCTCCCACAGCTCGTCAGGAACCAACCTGCGCGACAACGCATCAACCACAATGGACGATCATCCCGGACGGCGGGTCAAGATCCAAACGAGACACGCTCTAAGGCGATGACGAACGGACGCCGCCCGAATGGTCGCAGATCGAGCAATGCTCGATTTTCTCGTTGCAGCCGCAGCTGTCGGACTACGAAGAGCACGAGCGCTACAAGCCCGGCTCCAGCGGCGATCCATGACGGGACACCGCCACCACTTCCCTTACCGATCGCCGACAGGCCGTAGACGGGGCCGCCGAACCCGATCGCCGAAAGGAATACCGACGAGATGTCCAGCGGGGGCGGGCTTTCAGCGGTGTCGAGGTGCAGCCACCGGGCACCAATCGCGAGCGCGGCCAGGGACAGCGGAAGAACCAGCCAGAACATCCAGCGCCAGCTGAGTCCGGAGAGGACGGCGCCACCGATCGCCGGGCCGATCGCAGGGGCTACGGCTATGACAATGGTGATCGTTCCCATCGTAGCGCCGCGCTTCTCCTCCGGGACGAGCCGCAATGACGTCGTCATCAGCAGCGGGAGTATCAACGCAGTACCAACGGCCTGGACCACACGCCCAGCTAGCAGAACCTCGAATCCAGGAGCCAAACCAGCCAGGACGGTACCTGCGGTGAATATCAGCAGCGACACTAGAAACATCTGACGGGGCGTATATCTATCGAGCAAGTAGCCGGTCGCCGGGATGACGATGGCCATAGTCAACAGATACCCGCTGGTCAACCACTGCACAGTAGTAGACGGCACGGCAAGCTCGATGCTCAGGTCACGAAGTGAAACACTGAGTATGGTCTCGTTGAGAATCATCACGAATGCAGCGCTGACCATGACGCCGATCAACGGTCTTGCGTAGTTTTTCGCCCTTTGTTCGATACGCGACGTGGGACTGGTCACGCGGGACCCCCTTTCTTCCCGTGGCAATTTCGAAGAAGAACTGCAATCTGCCGAGCGCACCTGATCGAGCCGATAGTGAACACGTGAAGCGATAAGTCAACCGCCAGCCCCACGATGGTCAACCGTGCGATGGAGGTGGACTCGAAATCCAACGAAAAGGAACATGGTGACACCAGTGCGCGAGAGCAGGGATACGTCTACATTCTGATCAATCCGAAGCCGACCGGCATTACCGATAACTACGGAAGAAGGTGCGGATATCTTCCACGAGCGCGTCGGGCCGCTCCAAAGCGGCAAAATGGCCGCCGCGGGAGAACTTGCTGTACCGTTGAACGTTGAAGGCTGTGGAAACGACTTCGCGTGATGGCACGAAGAGTTCCTGGGGAAAAGCCGCGTAAGCGGTGGGGACACCCCTGGAGCCGCTCGGCGCGACTCCGGACGTGGAGGCCGCTTCGTAGTACAGGCGGGCCGCGGTTGCACTCGTGCCGCCGAGCCAGTAGAACATGATTTCAGTTAGTAGATCATCTTTGGAGAAAACCGATTCAACGTCCCCCTCGCAGTCACTCCAGCTTTGGAATTTCTCTACGATCCAACCTGCCAGGGCCGCCGGGGAATCCGTCAGCGCGTGACCGATGGTCAGCGGCTTGGTCGCCTGCACCTGGGAGTACCCGCCCTCGCGGGCGTTCCAATCTTCAACGGCCCGCAGGTACTCCTCATGTTCCACGGACGCCCGCGAAGGCCGGTCTGGAAAAAAGTTCAGGTGAATGGCTGCGACACCTTCACTGACCCCGTAGTGGCTGCGTCCCAGCGCGGCGGTGACGAACGAACCCCAGTCCCCGCCCTGGGCGACGTAGCGACGATAACCGAGAGTGTCCGCCATCAGGGTGTGGAACGCTTCTGCGATCGCTGATGGATCGACGCCTGGTCGGCCGGGATGGGGAGAGAATCCATACCCCGGGAGGCTCGGCGCGACAACGTCGAAGGCATCCCTTGCGTCGCCTCCGTGAGCGACCGGATCCGTCAGCGGACCGATGATCTTATGCACCTCCCAGAACGATCCCGGCCAGCCATGGCTGAACACCAGCGGCAACGGGTCCGGTCCCCTTCCACGTGCATGCACGAAGTGCAGGCGAAACTCGCCGGCCTTGGAGGAAACGTCGGCCTGGAACTGGGGAAGCTCGTTGATCTGACGTTCGATCAGGCGCCAGTCGAACTCATTCATCCAGTAATCGATCAGGCCGCGCAGCGTTCGGGCGGGCATCCCGGCGGACCAACCAAGATCCGAATCGAACAGTCGAGTACGACGCAGGCGTTCCCTCAGTTCGTCCAGTTCGCGTTGCGGCACATCGACCACGAACGGGCGCACTGTCACCAGACGACCTCCGCCTCTTCCCCGCCGATACGGGCGCCGGAACCTGCTGCATCTCGATGATGCCGACCGAATCCAGAATCGCTGAACATGCTGACGTCGCACACCTTTCTTGTCGTTTTCTGCCACAGACGCTCGATGCCCTATGCTTCGCTCGAACTCCGGCCGATTCACACAGCTACGCTGTCCCGGTTCAGGACGTTGCCCAAGTGCGCGGCGAGCGCTGCCGCCGTGGCCCGGTTGTCCGGATGGGCCATCTCGTGCAGGTCGAACAAGCCGGCCGAGAGCCGAGATCCGAGGAGCCACTCGAACAGAGCGGGCGAACCAGACCACCGGTGCAAGCGCTCCATGCGCGTGCCGTAGAAGGACAGCAGGTCACGAGCGGTACGGGGGTTCTCGGCCGGAGGGGCCAAGCGGTTGCGGGCGGTGTCGTCAAGGTCGAGGCATTCCAATTTCGCGATGACCGCGGCGCTAGGTGCGACAAGGCACGGCAACAGGGGTTGCAATGCGATCGAGCCGTCCTCGAAGACGGGCCTCGGCGACTTCTGCGTGAGGCCGTCGGCGGAGCAATCGATGTAGACGGTCCCGGGCGGTGTCGTGATACTGCCGCCCTCAAGATGGACTCCGGCGGAGTCCATGCGGCGCACGCGCCCCAGCCGCACCACGTTCTCGATCTGCCGCAGCTGACCGAGTTCGGTGGAGCTGACCGTCGCGCACCGGAAGGCGCTGGGCGTGACGGCGACGTCACGCCGGAGCACCAGGCCTAGCTCCTCAAGCACTCCGATCGCGGCGTCGACCGAATCGTGTCCGTGCAGTTTCGTCAGCTCCCGGAACTGCGGCTCGGCTCCGTCGTGACTGCGGTTGACCAACCACGCGTCACGCGGGGCGATCCACCTGACGCGGTCCGGGTCGACCCCATGGTCGAGCAGCCATAGGCAGGCGTCCAGGCCGGTCTTTCCGGCTCCGACGATGGTGAACCGCTCGGGCGCACCGCCGAGCTCGACGAGTTGGTTGACCGGGACGACCGGCACACCGTCCTCGATTCCGTAGCTCGGGCGATTCATCGCGGGCACGGTCACGTTCACGTAGGACGCGTCGACGACCCGCTTCCTGACGATGATCTCCGTCGTGACCCCGTTGACGAGGGACCGCGCCTGCGCGATCGCCGGTCGGCCGGGGTGCACGTCGGCGACGTCGTGCATCGGCAGGTAGGTGACGCGACCCGAAGCCAGCAGCACGTCGCGCA
This window of the Saccharopolyspora gloriosae genome carries:
- a CDS encoding SMP-30/gluconolactonase/LRE family protein, with protein sequence MYLDTPPLLIDAEPCFEMPARFRRTEQRSAWADTHKGGRCIDSFIEGPVFDRDGSLLLVDVPFGRVFRVDPSGAWTQLTEYGGQPNGCGIDDEGRILLADQRHGLLHLDETGQVRTVLGPEDIDGFKGFNDLTISTGGDIFITDQGLTGLHDPTGRVLRVRGGVRGSGVDVLLDTVPSPNGLALDADERVLFVAATRDNAVWRAPLDPDRTTVSKVGRFVSLFGTSGPDGLAFDTAGRLLVAHASLGSVFVFAPNGELLTRVRSTTGTTCTNLALRPDPGGGAEQLYITESDTGTVLVAALPGASGR
- a CDS encoding phage integrase N-terminal SAM-like domain-containing protein, yielding MPILDLDRITGELSPTWSGYLRDWDRALRSGNHPETTRYNYLLAASQLARNVAEHSPDPDADDAADDPAEITKAHIESFQAWMIETRSASTAANKHKALSERGPFGAQRPTASHREPHVGPPGPRMFRASPQVATQRTSGLVPEPHPTGLRSLSAVRNGISAEVQILDRQIATSDSRAPVLQ
- a CDS encoding IS5 family transposase (programmed frameshift) → MVDALSRRLVPDELWELVEPLIPEVKDRPQGGGRAPANPRMVFTAIVYVLTSGCAWRWLPPSFGVKVPTAHRWFVRWTEACLWARIHHAMLDELGGQGLIDWSRAVVDAAHVRAKKGGSMTGPSPVDRGKPGSKLHMLSDATGLPMVTGISAGNTADGDAMIPLVNAIPPVRSRRGPRRRKPAKLHGDKAYNSRARRRWLRDKGIRPRLARKDIEPKERLGRHRWVIERSMAWFTGYRRLTLRYERRADTFKAFLALAAALVCFKRLQHAK
- a CDS encoding amino acid ABC transporter permease; this encodes MTTTPARPATPATTRPAPVTSSVLFDSPGPRGRRRIRNGAVAAGTVLALIIASALFQLGRNGVLDAERWAVLLNRDLARLLLHGLWSTLQVALVAMVLSVAGALLLVAARLSDRSPLRGAAKIWIELFRGLPLLVLIFMIFLGAPAIGIDVPTFWALVIGITLYNSAVICEIFRAGIQSLPKGQAEAAYAIGLRKIETQRVVLLPQAINAMLPALVAQVVIILKETSLGFVIGYTELLREGRVAVEYLGSTYAIPVYVAVAALYLLVNLAISRMARRLEGRLTH
- a CDS encoding MFS transporter — its product is MITALMLLSLIGVASVLLPLYLQTVLGVSPLVAGLIMLPGGLLFGILGRPVGALFDRRGARPLVVPGAALMASGLGLFSITGTGTPLSAIVVFHLVLMSGMSLMLTPLMAEALGSLPDKLYSHGSASLSAVQQVAGAMGTALFVSIAALGSATDELSPDAAGLHVAFATAGAIGLLTLLLSLLVGHRYAQAR
- a CDS encoding FAD-dependent oxidoreductase yields the protein MSPETITVDYLIIGAGATGMAFADALLSESGDTMAVVDRNHAPGGHWTVSYPFVRLHGPSNVYGVHSRPMPSDSIGASLASRHEVLDYYDRIMRDVLLASGRVTYLPMHDVADVHPGRPAIAQARSLVNGVTTEIIVRKRVVDASYVNVTVPAMNRPSYGIEDGVPVVPVNQLVELGGAPERFTIVGAGKTGLDACLWLLDHGVDPDRVRWIAPRDAWLVNRSHDGAEPQFRELTKLHGHDSVDAAIGVLEELGLVLRRDVAVTPSAFRCATVSSTELGQLRQIENVVRLGRVRRMDSAGVHLEGGSITTPPGTVYIDCSADGLTQKSPRPVFEDGSIALQPLLPCLVAPSAAVIAKLECLDLDDTARNRLAPPAENPRTARDLLSFYGTRMERLHRWSGSPALFEWLLGSRLSAGLFDLHEMAHPDNRATAAALAAHLGNVLNRDSVAV
- a CDS encoding amino acid ABC transporter ATP-binding protein, with the translated sequence MTASTASETADDPETTSDLLVSLRGVNKHFGELHVLRDVDLDITRGEVVVVVGPSGSGKSTLCRTINRLEPIDNGRITLDGTELPSEGKDLAALRSDVGMVFQQFNLFAHMSILDNVTLGPIRVRGRKKTAAEAEARRLLDRVGVGDQAHKMPVQLSGGQQQRAAIARALAMEPKVLLFDEPTSALDPEMVSEVLEVMKELAATGMTMVVVTHEMGFAKSAAHRVIFMDRGQIVEQAPPADFFAAPRSDRTRDFLSKVLTH
- a CDS encoding glutamate ABC transporter substrate-binding protein, encoding MRIPKSLIPAAALITAIGLVATHGVSSAANPGITPPVAENPSFAPGSTMQKIQDRGHLRIGTRYDHPGLSAGNLRGQQEGFEIDLGEYIAGKLGLRADQIQYVEASSANREQFLAQDKVDLVMATYSITDKRKKVVSFAGPYAAISLDMVALRGNPAGIQDPQTPRGTRVCSTTGGQVSATIREEFPQTDLIEFDVSSKCIDALKNGTVDALATHGPIGAGYVSKDTEELEMVGRPFYQDNWAIGISKGDTGFCQWLGRTLQQASDDGSYSRAWDASLGRYSKQPMILPEPQQCS
- a CDS encoding amino acid ABC transporter permease, with the protein product MSAVINNLPVLLAGFGTSLALILVSAAIALLLGVALAGMRVSPVPLLQTAATCYVECLRTVPTAVIFFFALFGLPQMGVRIGFFPAAVAALSVYYAAFFCEAVRSGINSVPTGQAEAARSIGLEFRGALRFVVLPQALRSVIPPLLNVFVALTKSSAIASAFGVAELLASTTALVTIESDAVIPILLACSAFYLVITIPAGLLAERLEKKVAVAR
- a CDS encoding gamma carbonic anhydrase family protein, whose translation is MRRNVLPIGDSFPTVAPDAWVADTATVIGQANIGAATGIFYGAVLRADTEEVSVGNGSNVQDNATIHADPGSPARVGNGVSVGHGAVLHGCTIEDGCLIGMNATVLNGAIVGAESLVAANALVPEGMQVPPRSLVAGIPAKVRRDLSDSELAHLRHNAEVYRDLANRHRDNI
- a CDS encoding alpha/beta fold hydrolase; amino-acid sequence: MTVRPFVVDVPQRELDELRERLRRTRLFDSDLGWSAGMPARTLRGLIDYWMNEFDWRLIERQINELPQFQADVSSKAGEFRLHFVHARGRGPDPLPLVFSHGWPGSFWEVHKIIGPLTDPVAHGGDARDAFDVVAPSLPGYGFSPHPGRPGVDPSAIAEAFHTLMADTLGYRRYVAQGGDWGSFVTAALGRSHYGVSEGVAAIHLNFFPDRPSRASVEHEEYLRAVEDWNAREGGYSQVQATKPLTIGHALTDSPAALAGWIVEKFQSWSDCEGDVESVFSKDDLLTEIMFYWLGGTSATAARLYYEAASTSGVAPSGSRGVPTAYAAFPQELFVPSREVVSTAFNVQRYSKFSRGGHFAALERPDALVEDIRTFFRSYR